CGGCCCATTCAATTCCCATCAACCAGGCAATCGGGGCGAAGAGATAACTGAGACCAGCCGACAGCGACCAATTCCAGCCGAAACAGGCGCCGGTCCAGCCGATTAGCGCGTCGCACATTGTGATCAGCGCCAAAAAGGCGATCAGCATCGCCGCTACGTTGATGGCGAGCTTCATTCCTTCTGTTGCGCCGATTGATGCTGCCTCGATAAGATTCGTCCCGACGTCGTCGACTGTCACCGCTACCGCGTCCGGTGCGCAAGACGTCTTGGTCTCGGGAACGAGCACCTTGGCGATCAATAATCCGGCAGGCGCCGACAGGACCGACGCCGAGACCAAATGTGCCGCATCAATGCCCATGCTGATGTAGGCAGCCAACACGCCGCCAGCTGTCGAGCCAAAGCCGGGCACCATAATGGCCATCAACTCCGATCGCGTCATCGTGCGAACGTAAGGCCTGACAACGAGCGGCGCCTCGGTCTGTCCCAAAAAAATATTGGCGGCCGCGGCCAAACTTTCCGGCCCGGTCGTCTTCAAGGTCATTTGCATCAGCCGGCCGAAGATCCAGACGACCGC
Above is a window of Pirellulales bacterium DNA encoding:
- a CDS encoding nucleoside transporter C-terminal domain-containing protein, whose translation is FESLLSYVDVGSEFVFGKQFREFFFALKVLPTIIFFSSLMSVLYFLRVMQAVVWIFGRLMQMTLKTTGPESLAAAANIFLGQTEAPLVVRPYVRTMTRSELMAIMVPGFGSTAGGVLAAYISMGIDAAHLVSASVLSAPAGLLIAKVLVPETKTSCAPDAVAVTVDDVGTNLIEAASIGATEGMKLAINVAAMLIAFLALITMCDALIGWTGACFGWNWSLSAGLSYLFAPIAWLMGIEWADCFKVGELLGLRMVTNEMVAYERMAEWIQPDSGVQMSERTQVILTYALCGFANFSSIGIQIGGIGAMAPERRTELAQLGFRAMLGGTLACFMTACVAGVLI